The Pyrococcus kukulkanii genome contains a region encoding:
- a CDS encoding DUF505 family protein, whose translation MYLKRRHIEILREMLKTESQAEIEAKFPEEFQIRAIELFILGLAEIQGNRIVITEAGRKIVKAAEGLELPDTIVDSAVIKMLELLEETGKVLEKWMKILKERKLADENGITEFGRTILEVYRSTHPVVYLTPEIASFLRGMPKIGTLDELITFKNSKAYGDNIINALQAMRLLKISPPTENGSAFSTTPAAKLALRALSMIPVFARAIVLRKEDFEALKAGRKTGELESMGLVNEKGVTEFGKAISDTYEAITREEEKVLPIYVLEDEIKVLSAIREIEEKNKTNPDVLPTEREIRERAGIEDVGELLHLLESKELIERRFVKGKDTYWLTGWGREVLEHGPVSVDAMKAVTYAESGDVPIAEWVIKAQEEGVIKAGVTDKGRFYLKLSKEIKRKPYLTRYDAAILAKLPRKKYIHKDELVRLVKDYIGGDEKDIIRAIGEAEAKGFIIELQNGMVKLTELGEKVKSAIEGAKLQEIIKVKFSLTPTLFNVLRIIQENIETFNRIWKEKGEARDYKIEEVDVIKKHLSLSEEEIKKALTMLRALGFLGSKSITEAGKIILEAY comes from the coding sequence ATGTACCTGAAGAGGAGACACATCGAGATTCTAAGGGAAATGCTTAAAACCGAGAGCCAGGCCGAGATAGAGGCAAAGTTTCCGGAGGAGTTCCAGATAAGGGCAATAGAGCTTTTCATCCTGGGGCTTGCAGAGATACAGGGTAACAGGATTGTTATAACCGAAGCCGGAAGAAAAATAGTCAAGGCCGCGGAAGGCCTGGAGTTGCCAGATACTATAGTAGATTCTGCGGTAATCAAAATGCTCGAGCTACTAGAAGAGACCGGCAAAGTTCTGGAGAAGTGGATGAAGATACTGAAGGAGAGGAAGCTTGCTGACGAAAACGGAATAACGGAGTTCGGAAGGACTATCCTTGAAGTCTATAGGAGTACCCATCCCGTTGTGTATCTGACTCCTGAAATAGCCTCGTTCTTAAGGGGAATGCCCAAGATAGGGACGCTTGATGAGCTGATAACCTTCAAGAACTCAAAGGCCTACGGTGATAACATTATAAATGCCCTTCAAGCGATGAGGCTTCTCAAGATATCCCCACCGACGGAGAATGGTAGTGCGTTCTCAACTACACCCGCTGCAAAGTTAGCATTGAGGGCACTCTCAATGATTCCAGTGTTCGCGAGGGCTATAGTCCTAAGGAAGGAAGACTTTGAAGCCCTCAAGGCTGGAAGGAAAACGGGAGAACTGGAGAGCATGGGGCTCGTTAACGAGAAGGGGGTTACGGAGTTTGGAAAGGCAATTTCAGACACTTATGAAGCGATAACTAGGGAGGAAGAGAAAGTTCTGCCCATATACGTGCTTGAAGATGAGATTAAGGTTCTTAGTGCAATCAGGGAGATAGAGGAGAAGAACAAAACTAACCCAGATGTGTTGCCAACGGAGAGGGAGATAAGGGAGAGGGCTGGAATAGAGGATGTCGGCGAGCTGTTGCACCTCCTTGAGAGTAAGGAGCTAATCGAAAGGAGGTTCGTAAAAGGTAAAGATACGTACTGGCTCACCGGTTGGGGCAGGGAAGTTCTTGAGCACGGGCCCGTTAGCGTTGACGCGATGAAAGCTGTAACTTACGCTGAGAGCGGTGACGTTCCAATAGCGGAGTGGGTAATCAAGGCACAAGAGGAAGGAGTCATCAAGGCTGGTGTAACCGATAAGGGCAGGTTTTATCTTAAGCTTTCCAAGGAAATAAAGAGAAAGCCCTACCTCACAAGATACGACGCCGCAATCTTAGCTAAGCTCCCCAGGAAGAAGTACATCCACAAGGATGAGTTGGTGAGACTAGTTAAGGACTACATAGGTGGAGATGAGAAGGATATCATCAGGGCAATTGGAGAGGCCGAGGCCAAGGGATTCATCATAGAGCTCCAGAATGGAATGGTTAAGCTGACGGAGCTTGGCGAGAAAGTGAAGAGTGCAATAGAGGGTGCGAAGCTTCAGGAGATAATAAAGGTCAAGTTCAGCTTAACACCAACGCTCTTCAACGTGCTAAGGATCATCCAAGAGAACATCGAGACCTTTAATAGGATATGGAAGGAGAAGGGCGAAGCTAGAGACTACAAGATCGAGGAAGTTGACGTGATAAAGAAGCACCTCAGCTTAAGTGAGGAAGAAATTAAGAAAGCACTAACGATGCTGAGAGCCCTTGGCTTCCTGGGAAGCAAGAGCATAACTGAGGCTGGAAAGATAATATTAGAGGCGTACTAA